A genome region from Chthonomonas sp. includes the following:
- the grpE gene encoding nucleotide exchange factor GrpE yields MLDQHDGPFLTDEPEPRSADADYDQEMEDLLQAVDDEQSSDQKNIETLLARIDELETSVRAMEDEKLRTLAENQNFRRRMQEQAETTRKFANENLVRELIPALDNFERTLAASQNGATLDNLLIGVRMIDKQIRDALRGLNVERIVALGQQFDPEVHEAIATVPTEGKESGEVVDELEAGYTMNGRVLRAARVRVAE; encoded by the coding sequence ATGCTAGATCAGCACGATGGACCTTTCTTGACTGACGAACCCGAGCCGCGCTCGGCCGACGCCGATTACGACCAAGAAATGGAGGATCTGCTCCAGGCGGTCGACGACGAACAATCCAGCGACCAGAAGAATATCGAGACCCTGCTCGCCCGCATTGACGAACTGGAAACCAGCGTCCGCGCGATGGAGGACGAGAAGCTGCGGACTCTGGCCGAGAACCAAAATTTCCGCCGCCGCATGCAAGAGCAAGCCGAAACCACGCGCAAGTTTGCCAACGAGAATTTGGTGCGCGAACTGATTCCGGCGCTCGACAATTTTGAGCGTACGCTCGCGGCCTCGCAAAACGGCGCGACGCTCGACAACCTGCTCATCGGCGTGCGCATGATCGACAAGCAGATTCGCGACGCCCTCCGCGGCCTGAACGTCGAGCGCATCGTGGCGCTCGGCCAGCAGTTTGACCCTGAGGTGCACGAGGCGATTGCGACCGTGCCGACCGAAGGCAAGGAATCCGGCGAGGTGGTGGACGAACTCGAAGCGGGTTACACCATGAATGGCCGCGTGCTTCGCGCCGCGCGCGTTCGGGTGGCAGAATAA
- a CDS encoding (4Fe-4S)-binding protein has translation MSTHEIRRDYSYGDVTVHWDASKCIHCGHCAQTLPAVFKPRERPWIRPENASREEVIATVLACPSGAISIKE, from the coding sequence ATGAGTACTCACGAGATTCGGCGCGACTATTCGTACGGCGACGTCACCGTTCACTGGGACGCGAGCAAATGTATCCATTGCGGGCACTGCGCGCAGACCCTTCCGGCCGTCTTTAAGCCGCGCGAACGCCCCTGGATTCGTCCGGAAAATGCGAGTCGGGAAGAAGTCATCGCGACCGTGCTCGCCTGCCCGTCGGGTGCCATCAGCATCAAAGAATGA
- a CDS encoding type III pantothenate kinase, translated as MLWAIDVGNTQTVVGIYFDGDWRCLWRLKTDHFQTEDELAASLSALCELDAIEFRADEMIIGSVVPGVNETWSRFCFKWLGFDPTFLTKGEEVGLTVLYNPPHAVGADRIANTLGGLAVAEPPLIILDFGTATTFDVISPEGHYLGGVIMPGVNVSMRALTSSTAKLPQIELAAPDTVIGMTTSAALQSGLVLGHAAAVDALAAKIKRELGEPATVLATGGVGKALQDICTCIDRYDENLTLDGLRLAAQLLSK; from the coding sequence ATGCTCTGGGCGATTGACGTCGGCAATACGCAAACCGTCGTCGGCATCTATTTCGATGGCGATTGGCGTTGTCTTTGGCGGCTGAAAACCGACCATTTTCAAACCGAAGACGAACTCGCGGCGAGCCTGAGCGCCCTGTGCGAGCTCGACGCTATTGAGTTTCGCGCCGACGAAATGATCATCGGCTCGGTGGTGCCGGGCGTCAACGAAACCTGGTCGCGATTCTGCTTTAAGTGGCTTGGCTTTGACCCGACGTTTCTGACCAAAGGCGAGGAAGTCGGCCTGACCGTGCTCTATAACCCGCCGCACGCGGTGGGCGCCGACCGGATCGCCAACACGCTTGGTGGGCTCGCCGTCGCCGAGCCGCCGCTCATCATTCTGGATTTTGGAACGGCCACGACCTTCGACGTGATTTCGCCCGAGGGCCACTATCTGGGTGGCGTGATCATGCCGGGCGTCAACGTTTCCATGCGCGCGCTCACGTCGTCCACGGCAAAACTTCCTCAAATTGAGCTCGCCGCCCCCGACACCGTGATCGGCATGACCACGAGCGCGGCCCTCCAATCGGGCCTCGTTTTGGGTCACGCTGCCGCCGTGGATGCGCTCGCCGCGAAGATTAAGCGCGAGCTGGGCGAGCCGGCCACAGTGCTGGCGACGGGCGGAGTCGGCAAGGCGCTGCAGGACATCTGCACGTGCATCGACCGATACGACGAAAATTTGACGCTCGATGGCCTACGCCTTGCGGCCCAGTTGCTGTCAAAATGA
- a CDS encoding caspase family protein codes for MVSRKSLVLVLALACGAVSFAQSWSESYEAGLQHARTQKWVDARVAFRRAASMRPEDFAQATTLPGSVTDPQLWRNGAPYSPNFLAAYAGMKHAGTLKEDATRTDLLKRVAEEFKILLAKGQKAPETVFFLNNTYGMLNMTEDQKGVFAQATKLSELTWRVDGEVIAPDEKAGMTAFLSQAANSGSAATVTVEPAVKPETAPATIPATQVAPPVNPPKKDDGPKPTNPTSDDMPVRTKPPKTNNPNTGPTGIPMPPEKVLSKYALIIGNSAGSAPGSIDFASSDAEAVKNQLIQFAGYQEENIRVLANVSGVAMLDAARKLAESVPEDGVVLIYFSGVGAHIGGKDYLAGVDTAKLTDASTMLEKSALFRVFMQRSAKIFAFFQVNRPMNRGDFFGKEDMMVGQIAQMQATIPGGKVSSIMKGGKAVGLFTDAFGNALQAMRTNKVPILEFGWQVFEKIRSGGGSGALAGGSAQVPTLPSYTNMSADTRF; via the coding sequence ATGGTTTCACGGAAGAGCTTAGTCCTTGTCCTTGCCCTCGCTTGCGGGGCCGTCTCGTTTGCCCAAAGTTGGAGCGAATCGTACGAGGCCGGTCTGCAACATGCGCGCACCCAAAAGTGGGTAGACGCGCGGGTGGCATTTCGCCGAGCGGCATCCATGCGGCCCGAAGATTTCGCCCAGGCGACCACGCTCCCCGGTTCGGTAACCGATCCGCAGTTGTGGCGCAACGGCGCTCCCTATAGCCCCAACTTCCTGGCTGCCTACGCGGGCATGAAGCACGCCGGCACTCTCAAGGAAGATGCCACGCGCACCGACCTGCTCAAGCGAGTCGCCGAAGAGTTTAAGATTTTGCTGGCCAAGGGCCAAAAGGCACCGGAAACGGTCTTCTTCCTCAACAACACCTACGGCATGCTCAACATGACCGAGGATCAGAAGGGCGTGTTCGCGCAAGCCACCAAGCTGAGCGAACTCACCTGGCGCGTGGATGGCGAAGTGATTGCTCCCGATGAAAAGGCGGGCATGACGGCGTTTCTTTCGCAAGCCGCGAACAGCGGCTCGGCTGCCACGGTGACCGTGGAACCTGCGGTCAAGCCCGAGACGGCTCCGGCCACAATTCCGGCCACTCAGGTCGCCCCGCCGGTGAATCCGCCCAAGAAGGACGACGGCCCCAAGCCGACGAACCCGACTAGCGACGACATGCCGGTGCGCACCAAGCCGCCCAAGACGAACAACCCCAACACCGGCCCGACCGGCATTCCGATGCCGCCGGAAAAGGTGCTGAGCAAGTACGCTTTGATCATCGGCAACAGCGCGGGCAGCGCGCCGGGCAGCATTGACTTTGCCAGCTCCGACGCCGAAGCGGTCAAGAATCAGTTGATTCAGTTTGCTGGCTACCAAGAAGAGAATATCCGCGTGCTCGCCAACGTAAGTGGCGTGGCCATGCTCGATGCCGCTCGCAAGCTTGCCGAGTCCGTGCCGGAAGATGGCGTGGTTCTCATCTATTTCTCGGGCGTTGGTGCCCATATCGGCGGCAAGGATTACCTGGCCGGCGTGGATACCGCCAAGCTCACCGACGCCAGCACCATGCTGGAGAAGTCGGCTCTGTTCCGCGTGTTCATGCAACGCTCGGCGAAGATTTTCGCCTTCTTCCAGGTCAACCGCCCGATGAATCGCGGCGACTTCTTCGGCAAGGAAGACATGATGGTTGGCCAGATCGCACAGATGCAGGCGACGATTCCCGGCGGGAAGGTCAGCAGCATTATGAAGGGCGGTAAGGCTGTCGGCCTGTTCACCGATGCCTTTGGCAACGCTCTGCAAGCAATGCGCACCAACAAGGTGCCGATCCTCGAGTTCGGATGGCAAGTCTTCGAAAAGATTCGCTCCGGCGGAGGCTCGGGTGCTCTGGCTGGCGGTTCGGCTCAGGTGCCGACGCTTCCGAGCTACACCAACATGAGCGCCGACACGCGCTTCTAA
- a CDS encoding sigma-70 family RNA polymerase sigma factor: MWFRSKDAQREKFERLAEPAYPSIYGMALRLTHDREDAHDLAQEALVRAYEAFDRFDGRNFKAWMLRILTNLYINKYRRNRRGPGTLSMDEENFMEPAGSESDIPDRQVIETLFGSEVEQALAKVPVDFRTAVLLSDVEGFSYEEIAEATQVPIGTVRSRIARGRAILRRELELFAEQEGYLRKSKADE; encoded by the coding sequence ATGTGGTTTCGGTCAAAAGACGCTCAACGCGAAAAGTTTGAGCGCCTTGCCGAACCTGCCTATCCGAGCATTTACGGCATGGCCCTGCGCCTGACCCACGATCGCGAGGATGCCCACGACCTGGCGCAAGAAGCCCTGGTGCGTGCATACGAGGCATTCGATCGGTTCGATGGACGCAACTTTAAGGCGTGGATGCTGCGCATCCTCACGAATCTCTACATCAATAAATATCGGCGGAACCGTCGTGGCCCGGGCACGCTGAGCATGGATGAAGAAAACTTCATGGAGCCGGCGGGCAGCGAATCGGACATTCCCGATCGCCAGGTCATCGAGACCCTGTTTGGCTCGGAAGTTGAACAAGCATTGGCCAAGGTGCCGGTGGATTTTCGCACGGCGGTTTTGCTGAGCGATGTGGAAGGCTTCAGTTATGAAGAGATCGCAGAAGCCACGCAGGTGCCGATCGGCACGGTGAGATCTCGAATCGCCCGAGGACGGGCAATTTTGCGACGCGAACTGGAACTGTTTGCCGAGCAAGAAGGTTATTTACGAAAGAGCAAAGCAGATGAGTGA
- the dnaE gene encoding DNA polymerase III subunit alpha yields MKSREVMAQWREIGEWWQYESPREITQFLDAKGIRREEIREFNPLALTPISEPEPEKHTEDWSLRIQKRRDEKVAQACGYLPPDPLDGPTTLIRSARPESVGLLTTLSGYSFGQSCMLAEEIPVLAAQADLRAIGLADRFSLCGAVEFTKRALSSGIKPLIGATIELPEGGSFALFARSKRGYSNLSQFITACHLEQPLRFPMATWANLARYAGDLVCLTGGHNSPVNLMLAHNQDREAEQWIGRMRELMPVWISIERSFVPWEMSVNRRLEDLAAAHSLTCVAGGLVTHARPEHFLCQDTLVCVESLSLVEEITGRKPRRDEHQPAPRWEAPQRGINAERYLRTAREMTQLFGDRPDLLANTLRFAELCDDDVLPSRTRLPQLYPDPVHALREITWAGAHARHPKITAALRKRLDFELTRICDLNFADHFLTMWDICQWSNEHGILFSGRGSVVDAAVSYCLGFSRIDAFAHRLHFDRFLPADGSKRPDIDVDFEAARREDVRTYVTKKYGVDRVATVAAVGTYGSRGIIREVGKVMGLPPAVIGFLAKKLHGGISPRNIESALENRPELRNSNIPRERFRWVMELAERMMDVPRNMRSHSSGVVISDRPMAETVPLQFSATTIDDDLGQPDPDEPAHLRIIQWDKRSAKHFFDKFDILCLRGQDVLSGTQTRLRVREPGFSVEQVPIDDEETYRAMRSGELIGIPQSASPAMRQAHIRMRTANLHDASLVQAGIRPGVGGAVKINELIARRRGRPFTYVHPDLEQILGLTYGLVVFQEQVDQLLQTFAGYSSGEAEDTREAIHKRRGEDYGRQIREQVMSRILGQGYAPAVAEHVFELVAAFKGYGFAQGHALAFAEVSIRSIYCQQNYPAEYFAALLSAQPAGYYGPCTIINEARSRGAAILPPCVQRSQLQFSVESVQSAMDPRIVLPNAGIRIGLMQIEGISMNLRQRILTLPEAATRSLFEFVRQVNPNRDELELLIMCGALDALHDNRRAMMLAIPDALEFAVRSGSSHQPALDLHFPTPPMPEGVADWSIAERAVFERRILNLDVHHHLMAFERERVLARGGLTTQQTKQLRPGAKAIVVGNPIRLRFPPTPSGRRVVFFDLEDETGLLNVTCFDETYRRDGHSIICSPYATLIGETQDRDGHLAFLAHRVFPYQPTLAGKLPEHQAIPIEAADFLVG; encoded by the coding sequence ATGAAGTCGCGGGAGGTGATGGCGCAATGGCGCGAAATTGGGGAGTGGTGGCAATACGAAAGCCCCCGCGAGATCACCCAATTTTTGGACGCCAAAGGGATTCGACGAGAAGAAATTCGCGAGTTCAACCCGCTGGCGCTCACCCCGATCTCGGAGCCCGAACCGGAAAAGCACACCGAAGACTGGAGTCTGCGGATCCAAAAGCGGCGCGACGAAAAGGTGGCGCAGGCGTGCGGCTACCTTCCACCCGACCCGCTCGATGGGCCGACCACGCTCATCCGATCGGCGCGCCCGGAATCGGTGGGGTTGCTCACCACGCTCAGCGGCTACAGCTTCGGCCAAAGCTGCATGCTCGCCGAGGAGATTCCGGTGCTGGCCGCGCAAGCCGACTTGCGCGCGATCGGTCTCGCCGACCGATTCAGTCTGTGCGGGGCGGTGGAGTTCACCAAGCGCGCGCTCAGTTCGGGCATCAAGCCGCTCATCGGCGCGACGATTGAGCTCCCCGAAGGCGGGAGCTTTGCCCTCTTTGCGCGGAGCAAGCGCGGCTACAGCAACCTCTCGCAGTTCATCACGGCCTGCCATTTGGAGCAGCCGCTGCGGTTCCCCATGGCGACCTGGGCGAATCTTGCCCGCTACGCCGGCGATTTGGTCTGCCTCACCGGCGGCCACAACAGCCCCGTCAACCTGATGCTCGCCCACAATCAAGATCGCGAGGCCGAGCAGTGGATCGGGCGCATGCGCGAATTGATGCCGGTTTGGATCAGCATCGAGCGCAGTTTTGTGCCGTGGGAAATGAGCGTCAACCGCCGCTTGGAGGATTTGGCCGCCGCCCACAGCCTCACCTGCGTGGCGGGCGGTCTGGTGACCCACGCCCGGCCCGAGCATTTTCTCTGCCAAGACACGCTAGTTTGCGTGGAGAGCCTGAGCCTGGTGGAGGAGATTACGGGCCGCAAACCGCGCCGCGACGAGCACCAACCCGCGCCGCGCTGGGAGGCTCCGCAGCGCGGAATCAACGCCGAGCGCTACTTGCGCACCGCGCGCGAGATGACGCAGCTTTTCGGCGATCGCCCCGACCTGCTGGCCAACACGTTGCGCTTTGCCGAGCTTTGCGATGACGACGTGCTGCCCAGCCGCACCCGCCTGCCGCAGCTCTATCCCGATCCGGTGCACGCCCTGCGCGAAATCACGTGGGCCGGCGCGCACGCGCGGCACCCCAAAATCACCGCCGCCCTGCGCAAACGCCTGGATTTTGAACTCACGCGCATCTGCGATCTTAACTTTGCCGACCATTTTTTGACGATGTGGGATATCTGCCAGTGGTCCAACGAGCACGGCATTTTGTTCTCCGGTCGCGGGTCGGTGGTGGATGCCGCGGTTTCGTATTGCCTCGGCTTTTCGCGGATTGATGCCTTTGCCCACCGGCTCCACTTCGACCGATTTTTGCCCGCCGACGGCAGTAAGCGACCCGACATTGATGTGGATTTTGAGGCCGCGCGGCGCGAGGATGTGCGGACCTACGTGACCAAAAAGTACGGCGTGGATCGCGTGGCCACCGTCGCCGCGGTCGGCACCTACGGCTCGCGCGGCATCATTCGCGAGGTCGGCAAGGTGATGGGGCTGCCCCCGGCGGTCATCGGATTCCTCGCCAAAAAACTCCATGGCGGCATTTCGCCGCGCAATATCGAAAGCGCGCTGGAAAACCGGCCCGAGCTCCGCAACAGCAACATCCCGCGCGAACGATTTCGCTGGGTGATGGAGCTTGCCGAGCGGATGATGGACGTGCCGCGCAACATGCGCAGCCACTCCTCGGGCGTGGTCATTTCCGATCGCCCGATGGCCGAGACGGTGCCGCTCCAATTTTCGGCGACCACGATTGATGATGACCTCGGGCAACCGGACCCCGACGAGCCCGCGCATCTGCGGATTATTCAGTGGGATAAGCGCAGCGCCAAGCACTTTTTCGACAAATTCGACATTCTTTGCCTGCGCGGGCAGGATGTGCTTTCCGGCACGCAGACCCGGCTCCGGGTTCGCGAACCGGGATTTTCGGTGGAACAGGTGCCGATTGACGACGAGGAGACCTACCGGGCGATGCGCTCGGGCGAGCTCATCGGCATCCCGCAATCGGCCTCACCCGCCATGCGGCAAGCCCACATTCGCATGCGCACGGCGAACCTGCACGACGCCAGCCTTGTGCAGGCGGGCATCCGCCCCGGCGTGGGCGGCGCGGTCAAAATCAACGAGCTCATCGCGCGGCGACGCGGGCGACCATTCACCTACGTCCACCCCGACCTCGAGCAAATTCTGGGCCTCACCTACGGGCTGGTGGTGTTCCAGGAACAGGTAGATCAGCTGCTCCAGACCTTCGCCGGATACTCCTCGGGCGAGGCCGAAGACACGCGCGAGGCGATTCATAAGCGGCGCGGCGAAGACTACGGACGGCAGATTCGCGAGCAGGTGATGAGCCGAATTTTGGGCCAAGGCTATGCGCCGGCGGTCGCCGAGCACGTCTTCGAATTGGTCGCCGCGTTCAAGGGTTACGGCTTTGCTCAGGGCCACGCCCTGGCCTTTGCCGAGGTCTCCATCCGCTCCATCTATTGCCAGCAAAATTACCCGGCCGAATACTTCGCCGCCCTGCTGAGCGCGCAACCCGCCGGCTATTACGGGCCGTGCACCATCATCAACGAGGCGCGCTCGCGCGGAGCCGCGATTCTGCCGCCGTGCGTGCAGCGCAGCCAATTGCAGTTCTCGGTGGAGAGCGTGCAGTCGGCCATGGACCCGCGCATCGTGCTCCCCAACGCGGGCATCCGCATCGGGCTCATGCAGATCGAGGGCATCTCAATGAATCTGCGGCAACGCATTCTTACCCTGCCCGAGGCGGCCACCCGCTCGCTTTTTGAGTTCGTTCGGCAGGTCAATCCCAACCGCGACGAACTGGAACTGCTGATTATGTGCGGCGCGCTCGATGCGCTCCACGACAATCGGCGGGCGATGATGCTGGCCATCCCCGACGCTTTAGAATTCGCGGTGCGGAGCGGCTCGTCGCACCAACCGGCGCTGGACCTGCACTTCCCCACCCCGCCCATGCCCGAGGGCGTCGCCGATTGGAGCATCGCCGAGCGCGCCGTGTTTGAGCGGCGCATCCTCAACCTCGACGTGCACCACCACCTCATGGCGTTTGAGCGAGAGCGCGTGCTGGCGCGGGGCGGACTCACCACGCAGCAAACCAAGCAACTGCGCCCCGGCGCAAAGGCGATCGTGGTCGGCAACCCGATTCGGCTGCGATTCCCGCCGACGCCAAGCGGTCGCCGAGTCGTGTTTTTTGACCTCGAAGACGAAACGGGGCTCCTCAACGTGACCTGTTTCGACGAGACGTATCGCCGCGATGGGCACTCGATTATCTGCTCGCCCTACGCCACGCTCATCGGCGAAACTCAAGACCGCGATGGACATCTCGCGTTCTTGGCGCACCGCGTTTTTCCCTATCAACCCACGCTCGCGGGCAAGCTCCCCGAGCACCAAGCGATCCCGATTGAGGCGGCTGACTTTCTGGTGGGCTAG
- the glmM gene encoding phosphoglucosamine mutase, translating into MFGTDGVRGVANTYISPDLCFKLGRAAGLLILQKGLAPSVVIGRDTRISGSMLGAALASGFAHVGVNVTTLGVFPTGGISYITRTQGFSMGAVISASHNPAPDNGVKFLAHDGRKITEADEAALVAMLEPAYEIPVGEHVGTVLPNPTYTRAYLDFLVGLVPERLDDMTVAIDGAHGAGYELGSEVFSSLGAKVIKTGVHPNGNNINHEVGATHPATIQELTKTSGADFGIAYDGDADRAVFSDPQGRLINGDRLMAIWCDHWKENLEPKAVVGTVMSNGGFASAMERSGISLHRANVGDKYVAAKMDELGGKIGGEQSGHIIFSERGPTGDGLITALEFARVVRRSGRPVTELFDIYQPWPQLLANVQVSDKDAFKNSAEVQQAIVAAESELGGHGRINVRASGTQPMVRVMVEADAYDLRDRVLDQVVAAFEEHIGVEKVKRVDLTHALGD; encoded by the coding sequence ATGTTCGGCACCGACGGCGTGCGTGGCGTGGCCAACACGTACATATCTCCCGACCTCTGCTTCAAGCTCGGGCGAGCCGCGGGGTTGCTCATTTTGCAAAAGGGCCTTGCGCCCAGCGTCGTCATCGGTCGCGATACGCGCATTTCGGGCTCCATGCTCGGCGCGGCGTTGGCCAGTGGATTCGCCCATGTCGGCGTAAATGTGACCACGCTCGGCGTGTTTCCGACCGGCGGCATCAGCTACATCACGCGCACGCAAGGGTTCTCCATGGGCGCGGTGATTTCGGCGAGCCATAACCCGGCGCCCGATAACGGCGTCAAGTTCCTGGCCCACGACGGCCGCAAGATCACCGAGGCCGACGAGGCCGCGCTGGTCGCGATGCTCGAACCGGCGTACGAAATTCCGGTCGGCGAACACGTCGGCACGGTGCTCCCGAACCCTACTTACACGCGGGCTTATCTCGATTTCTTGGTCGGCCTCGTGCCGGAGCGTCTGGACGACATGACCGTCGCGATTGACGGCGCGCACGGCGCGGGATACGAGCTCGGCAGTGAAGTCTTCAGTTCGCTCGGCGCGAAGGTTATCAAAACCGGCGTGCATCCGAACGGCAACAATATCAACCACGAAGTCGGCGCGACCCATCCGGCGACGATTCAGGAACTGACCAAAACCAGCGGCGCCGACTTTGGCATTGCTTACGACGGCGATGCCGATCGGGCCGTGTTTAGCGATCCACAGGGGCGCCTCATTAACGGCGACCGCTTGATGGCCATTTGGTGCGACCACTGGAAAGAAAACCTTGAGCCCAAGGCCGTGGTCGGCACGGTCATGAGCAACGGCGGATTCGCCTCGGCCATGGAGCGCAGCGGCATCTCGTTGCACCGCGCCAACGTGGGCGACAAGTACGTCGCCGCAAAGATGGACGAACTCGGCGGCAAAATCGGCGGCGAGCAAAGCGGCCACATTATCTTTAGCGAGCGCGGCCCCACCGGCGACGGCCTCATCACCGCGCTCGAATTCGCCCGCGTGGTTCGGCGCAGCGGGCGTCCGGTGACCGAGCTGTTCGACATTTACCAACCCTGGCCCCAACTGCTGGCGAACGTGCAGGTGAGCGATAAAGACGCCTTTAAGAACAGCGCCGAGGTGCAGCAGGCGATCGTCGCCGCGGAATCCGAACTCGGCGGACATGGCCGCATCAACGTACGCGCGAGCGGCACTCAACCGATGGTTCGCGTGATGGTGGAGGCCGACGCTTACGACCTCCGCGATCGCGTCTTGGATCAGGTGGTCGCCGCGTTCGAAGAGCATATTGGTGTGGAAAAGGTCAAGCGAGTAGACTTGACGCATGCTCTGGGCGATTGA
- the rsgA gene encoding ribosome small subunit-dependent GTPase A — MKNEISQQLIGKLSHLSGDQLEQLKTKALALKKRSDSGVERTDFDTWVTRALRKEERLAAQGEGAVAGQITEVFRDRVIVRVPDVGEVDADLGFQFAVIGDRVEIARMPDQSFRVARVFDRATKLSRPDVGTGQEQLIVANVDIIAIVVSVVSPPLHPRLIDRYLIATQQGGARPLIVVNKIDLLGGDRRELDVLKPYTEIGLRVIFCSTADSEGLPELREAIAGQCSAFVGHSGVGKSSLVNGLLGEQLAKAGDISDGNRRGAHTTTRSKIYDLDGGTQLVDTPGIRSFGLRGLDSATLRSYFPEFNGIACRFGNCMHIHEPDCGVREAVEEGQIDEGRYEAYCKMIDDL; from the coding sequence TTGAAGAACGAGATTTCTCAACAGCTTATCGGCAAGCTGTCGCACCTCAGCGGCGACCAGCTTGAACAACTCAAAACCAAGGCCCTCGCCCTCAAAAAGCGATCCGACTCGGGCGTCGAACGCACCGACTTTGACACCTGGGTGACGCGCGCCCTCCGCAAGGAGGAGCGTCTGGCCGCGCAGGGCGAAGGCGCCGTGGCCGGGCAGATCACTGAGGTCTTTCGCGACCGCGTGATCGTCCGCGTGCCGGATGTCGGCGAGGTTGATGCCGACCTCGGCTTCCAGTTCGCCGTGATCGGCGACCGCGTCGAAATCGCGAGGATGCCCGACCAGTCATTCCGCGTGGCGCGCGTGTTTGACCGCGCGACCAAGCTCTCCCGACCCGATGTCGGCACCGGCCAGGAGCAGTTGATCGTCGCGAACGTGGACATCATCGCCATCGTGGTTTCGGTCGTGAGTCCGCCGCTGCACCCGCGCCTCATCGATCGCTACCTGATCGCGACCCAACAAGGCGGCGCACGGCCCCTGATCGTGGTCAACAAGATTGACCTGCTGGGAGGGGATCGCCGCGAACTTGACGTGCTGAAACCGTACACGGAAATCGGATTGCGCGTCATTTTCTGCTCGACCGCGGATTCGGAGGGGCTGCCGGAACTTCGCGAGGCGATCGCCGGTCAGTGCTCGGCGTTTGTCGGACACAGCGGGGTAGGGAAGTCCTCGCTAGTGAACGGCCTGTTGGGTGAGCAACTGGCCAAGGCGGGCGACATTAGCGATGGCAACCGGCGCGGCGCGCACACCACCACGCGCTCGAAGATTTACGATCTGGACGGCGGCACGCAACTGGTGGACACGCCCGGGATTCGGAGCTTCGGACTGCGCGGGTTAGACTCGGCCACGCTGCGCAGCTACTTCCCGGAGTTCAATGGCATCGCCTGCCGCTTTGGCAACTGCATGCACATTCACGAGCCGGATTGTGGTGTCCGCGAGGCGGTTGAGGAGGGCCAGATTGACGAGGGAAGGTACGAGGCGTACTGCAAAATGATCGACGATCTGTAA